The following proteins come from a genomic window of Macadamia integrifolia cultivar HAES 741 chromosome 14, SCU_Mint_v3, whole genome shotgun sequence:
- the LOC122061005 gene encoding plant intracellular Ras-group-related LRR protein 5-like, producing MAVMSEQNPSPAFVETVDEMMRIYKSLPPRPTIDEVVVAKSVLETVNTEEQMKLEEISKEQIPQDVPEEMFSLLQEVKKNAVMLQSHVERREARYWVDLDKMFHIIDDLIQRAAGLVSGDTQNQKLGDLGSPVSKSETVAVISDQSLTKKKEPEGAESNVSKSGFLSGEGDKEKLSLKKVAGLIETSAKTRTEVLDLGGKLMEQVEWLPVSIGKLSDITGLNLSENRIMALPSTFGGLKALTKLDIHSNQLINLPESFGELVNLTELDLRGNRLRSLPASFGNLTNLIVLDLSSNDLTVLPPTLGNLTRLKRLNAETNELEELPYTIGSCSLLGELRLDFNKLKALPEAIGKLECLEILTLHYNRITGLPTTIGNLSRLKELDISFNEVSNLPENLCSVTSLVKLNVGNNFADLSALPSSIGNLEMLEELDISNNQIRVLPESFRFLSKLRVLHAEETPLEVPPRQIVKLGAQEVVQYMADLVAMKDVKPQPRKKKSFWSWFFSLFRH from the exons ATGGCTGTGATGTCTGAGCAAAACCCATCACCTGCGTTTGTAGAAACTGTGGATGAGATGATGAGAATCTACAAGTCATTACCACCCAGACCCACCATTGATGAAGTTGTAGTAGCGAAATCTGTTCTGGAAACTGTAAATACTGAAGAACAGATGAAGCTTGAAGAGATCTCTAAAGAGCAGATTCCTCAGGATGTTCCAGAAGAGATGTTTTCTTTGTTGCAGGAAGTGAAGAAGAACGCGGTCATGTTGCAGAGTCATGTGGAAAGGAGAGAGGCTCGTTACTGGGTTGATCTGGACAAGATGTTTCACATCATTGATGATCTCATACAAAGAGCTGCTGGATTGGTTTCTGGAGATACGCAGAATCAAAAACTGGGTGATTTGGGTTCCCCTGTTTCTAAAAGTGAAACTGTTGCTGTTATCAGTGATCAGAGCCTGACCAAGAAGAAGGAACCTGAAGGAGCTGAATCAAATGTCTCAAAGTCTGGATTCCTCTCAG GTGAAGGAGATAAAGAGAAATTAAGTCTAAAGAAGGTTGCAGGCTTAATTGAAACCTCTGCTAAAACTAGAACTGAAGTTCTTGACCTTGGAGGAAAGTTAATGGAGCAGGTTGAATGGCTTCCTGTGTCAATTGGGAAATTATCAGATATCACTGGGTTGAACTTATCTGAGAACCGGATCATGGCTCTTCCATCAACCTTTGGTGGCCTCAAGGCATTGACAAAGCTTGACATCCACTCAAATCAATTGATAAACCTTCCTGAATCATTTGGGGAACTTGTCAACCTGACTGAGCTAGACTTACGTGGAAACAGGTTAAGATCTCTACCAGCTTCTTTTGGGAACTTGACAAATCTTATTGTTCTGGATTTGAGTTCAAACGACCTAACTGTACTGCCACCAACACTGGGAAATCTAACTCGCTTGAAAAGATTGAATGCGGAAACGAATGAGCTCGAAGAACTTCCATACACAATTGGGTCTTGTTCATTACTTGGGGAGCTGAGATTGGATTTCAATAAGCTAAAAGCACTTCCAGAAGCAATTGGGAAGCTTGAATGCTTGGAGATCCTTACATTACACTATAACAGAATCACAGGGTTACCTACTACTATTGGTAATCTTTCCAGGTTGAAGGAACTTGACATCAGCTTCAATGAAGTTTCAAATTTACCTGAGAACTTGTGTTCTGTAACTAGTCTTGTGAAGTTGAATGTTGGGAATAACTTTGCGGATCTTTCAGCTTTACCAAGCTCAATTGGCAATCTTGAAATGCTTGAAGAACTGGATATAAGTAACAACCAGATAAGAGTCCTACCTGAATCTTTCAGGTTCCTCTCAAAGTTAAGAGTTCTTCATGCAGAAGAGACACCATTGGAAGTTCCACCAAGACAAATAGTTAAACTGGGAGCTCAG GAAGTTGTTCAGTACATGGCTGATCTTGTTGCAATGAAGGATGTCAAACCTCAGCCTAGGAAGAAGAAAAGCTTCTGGTCATGGTTTTTCTCATTATTTCGGCACTGA